GTTCGCCATGAGCAGCACGGAACAGCCGGAGCTCGGCCCCGCCGAACGCCGGCTCGTCCACCAGGTCGCCTTCGGGGCCAGGATGCTGTCGCTGGACGGGCACGACGATTTCAACCAGGGCCAGATCTCCGCCCGGCTCCCCGGCCGGGACGAGTTCTTCATCAAGGGCGCCCTGGTCGGGTTCGACGAGGCGGCCCCCCGGGACGTGGTGCGGTGCTCCACCGACCACACCCTGGCCCCGCCGCCCCTCGCACCGCCGGAACTCCCGCTCCACCAGGCGATCTACCGGGCCCGCCCGGACGTCAACGGCATCGTGCACAGCCACGCGCCGTACACCCTGCTGTTCGGCGCGACCGACCTGCCGGTCCGGCCCCTCTCGCACGACGGGGCGTACTTCCGCGACCGTGTCGGCCTGTTCACCGAGACCAGCAACACCGTCCTGGACATCGGCACGGGCGAACACATCGCCAAGGACCTCGGCGACCACCCCGCCGTACTGCTCCGCAACCACGGCGGGGTGATCGTGGGCAAGAGCGTCCGCCACGCGGCGGTGTTCGCCCAGGTCCTCGAACGGGCCTGCAGGCTCCAGCTGCTCGCCGAGGGGACCGGGGTCCCCTACGTCTGGTCGACGGACCAGGACGTGGCCGCCAAGCAGGACTTCATCTACGCCGACCTCTCCGTCCGCTCGTACTGGGACTACGCGGTCCGCCGGGTCGTCCGGCACTGGCCCGAGGCTTCCGACTGGGACCGGCGCTGACACCACCCGCACCACCTGAACCATCAGCACCATCTGAACCACCCGCACCACTTGAACTATCCGCACCACCCGCACCATCTGCGTCACCCGTACCACCGCCATCAGAGACAGCATCAGAGAAGGGGGCCCTGTGAAGGCCTCGGACGAGAGCGCCGGTCCGCCACCGCCGGACCACTCCCGGGTACAGCGACGGACGGTCCGTACCCTGGTCGTCGCCGAAGTGGTCAGCGGCAGCGGTATCGCGACCGGCTTCGCCGTCACCAGCCTCCTCGCGGAGGACATCGGCGGCAGCGCCACCCTGGCGGGGCTCTCCCAGACAGCGGCGACCCTGGGCGGTGCCGTCGCGGCCGGTGCCGTCGCCGCCCTCACCCACGTGCGGGGCAGGCGCCCCGGCCTGGCCGCCGGATACCTGGTGGCCGCGGTCGGCGCGGTGGTCTGCACGGTGTCGGCCGTCCAGCGGGACTTCGCGCTCTTCCTGGTCGGCATGGTCCTCTACGGGGCCGCGGGGGCGACCGGGCTCCAGGCCAGGTTCGCCGCCGCCGACCTCGCCGCACCGCAGCAGCGGGGCAAGGCCATGTCCCTGGTGCTGACCACGACCGTGGTCGGCGCGGTGGTCGGCCCCAACCTCACCGGCCCCGGCGCCGAGCTGGCCCGGAGCGTCGGGCTGCCCCCGCTGTCCGGGACCTTCCTCTTCGCCATGGTGGGCTTCGGGATCGCGTTCGCCGCGATCGCGGTCTTCCTGCGGCCCGACCCGCTCCTCCTGGCGCGGGGGGAGGACACCGAGACCGGCGAACGGGTGAAGCCGCCGCCGCTGCGCGAGATGCTGGGGGCGCTGCGCGGCAACGGGCCCGCCGTACTGGCCATCCTCGCCATCGTCGCGGGGCATCTGGTGATGATCGCCGTGATGGCCATGACCGGTATCCACATGCACCACGCCCAGGTGGGCCTGGGCGTCATCGGCATGGTCCTCAGCGGCCACCTGGCCGGCATGTACGGCTTCTCCACCCTCTTCGGCTGGCTGGTGGACAAGTACGGCAGCCGCCCGGTGCTCTACGGCGGACTCGCCGGGATGCTGCTGTCCCTGTGGATCTCCGGCAGCGCGGACGGCGCGGACGTCGCCCAGCTCGCCGTCGGTCTCGCCCTGCTGGGGCTGACCTGGTCCGCCGTGCTCGTGGCGGCGTCGGTACTGCTGTCCGAGAGCGTCGACCTGGCCGCGAGGCCGGCGGCCCAGGGCTTCTCCGACATGGCGATGAACATCGCCGCGGCCGGCGGGGCCGCGTTCTCCGGTGTCGTCCTCGAACGGTTCGGCTTCGGGACCCTGACCATGATCAGCGCCTTCGTGCTGCTCCTGCCCCTGTTCGCCCTCCCCGCGGTACGGCGGTCCGCCGCCTCCCGGCGGGCCGTTCCGTCAGCCGACCGCCCTTCCTGACCTCCCGGGGCCCTCCGCGGCCCCGCCGAACCGCCGAACGGAGCACCTCACCATGACGACCACCGTCCCG
This DNA window, taken from Streptomyces nitrosporeus, encodes the following:
- a CDS encoding MFS transporter — translated: MKASDESAGPPPPDHSRVQRRTVRTLVVAEVVSGSGIATGFAVTSLLAEDIGGSATLAGLSQTAATLGGAVAAGAVAALTHVRGRRPGLAAGYLVAAVGAVVCTVSAVQRDFALFLVGMVLYGAAGATGLQARFAAADLAAPQQRGKAMSLVLTTTVVGAVVGPNLTGPGAELARSVGLPPLSGTFLFAMVGFGIAFAAIAVFLRPDPLLLARGEDTETGERVKPPPLREMLGALRGNGPAVLAILAIVAGHLVMIAVMAMTGIHMHHAQVGLGVIGMVLSGHLAGMYGFSTLFGWLVDKYGSRPVLYGGLAGMLLSLWISGSADGADVAQLAVGLALLGLTWSAVLVAASVLLSESVDLAARPAAQGFSDMAMNIAAAGGAAFSGVVLERFGFGTLTMISAFVLLLPLFALPAVRRSAASRRAVPSADRPS
- a CDS encoding class II aldolase/adducin family protein gives rise to the protein MSSTEQPELGPAERRLVHQVAFGARMLSLDGHDDFNQGQISARLPGRDEFFIKGALVGFDEAAPRDVVRCSTDHTLAPPPLAPPELPLHQAIYRARPDVNGIVHSHAPYTLLFGATDLPVRPLSHDGAYFRDRVGLFTETSNTVLDIGTGEHIAKDLGDHPAVLLRNHGGVIVGKSVRHAAVFAQVLERACRLQLLAEGTGVPYVWSTDQDVAAKQDFIYADLSVRSYWDYAVRRVVRHWPEASDWDRR